TGCTTACACAGAGGGTTTATACAGTAATTCACGATTGTACAATCCTTGTTGGCACTGAGGAGGAACTATCATCTGACATTTTTGAGCCATCATACAAATATTAAAAGAAGAAATAATTTATTTTGCTCGTCTGTTTTTTCCTTCATTTTCAAAAAAGTATTCAGTAGTATCACTTAGAAAATATCATCCTTATTCACTTGATATGTATACATTCCATTTAAAAAGGCAACTCCGTTTGTACATTTTACAGTCATAAATAATACATATTTCTAAGATATGGTTAGTAAAACTTAAACTTTTATCTATTTCACAAGAGAGTAAACTAACTAAAGTCGTACCACAAATTAAAGCTGAAAAGATAGCCTATCTATGCTAAATTTTAATTCTAGTAGGGTTTCAGTACTTTGTTGCCAAAACTTCTACGCAGCAAGGATTTCCATTAGTTCTACACACTACTTCCTATAAGATTTATTTATATGTTATACCTAAATATAGCAATAAATACTACTTCAGATATATTTTTGATACAAGTATAGAGAAAAACAAATCAATACAGTATTATTAGCTGTGATATGAAATAAGCTTGGCATCAACTCTAACCTTTTAGATAATTTAAGATTATGCAGATATGCCTTTTACCTTACATCTTTAGATGTATCTGTAAATTTAGCTTGTCATCGCCCTGCTGTATCAAAATCACAGCAGAGCAAAGGAGAGTTGCTCCATGACAGTTTCTTTTGATCAAACTTTAAGTATAGTGAATGAATTAGTGTTTGCCAAAAGAGGCAAATACTTAAATGAGCCTGAAGTTGTTGTTCTTAAAGGGGCTTGGAATAATTGGGATTACGATCAGATGGCCAAGCATTCCCGTTTCTCCATTAATTACCTACAACGGGGTGTAGCCTCTAAGTTGTTTGATGTACTTACTAAAACGATTGGTCATGGTGAGCGCATCACTAAAAGGAATATCAAATTTTTTTTAGAGCAAGCTGTTAAAAACTATTATTCTAAATCTGCATCACAAAATGGAGCTAATAATCTTTCATCAGGACAAGTTTTAGGCGGTCAACCTCCTGAGTTGTCCTTTTTCTATGGACGTACTCACGAACTTACGCTTTTAAAGCAATTAGTAACTACAAACCGATGTCTAGCAATAGTGGGAGTAGCTGGAATTGGCAAAACTATGTTAGCTGCTAAATTAATATCAGAGCTTACTAATAAAAATCAATCCACTTTTGATTTTGTTATTTGGAAATCTCTTGCTTACTCTCCATTGCTTAACGATTTACTAGATGAACTGCTAGAGTTAGTTTGTCCCGAAGAATATAGTTCTAATTTACCTGAATACACTCAAGCAAAGATCACATTATTACTAAAACAGCTACAAACTTCTCGATGTTTAATTGTTTTAGATGAATTAGAAGGTTTGTTTCAATCAAACAATTTATCACAGCGCTTAGATTATAGACTCTTCTTTCGCCGTCTAGCAGAAGAAAGACACGAAAGCTGTTTGCTACTTACTAGTCAAATCATATTTG
The nucleotide sequence above comes from Nostoc sp. MS1. Encoded proteins:
- a CDS encoding NACHT domain-containing protein translates to MTVSFDQTLSIVNELVFAKRGKYLNEPEVVVLKGAWNNWDYDQMAKHSRFSINYLQRGVASKLFDVLTKTIGHGERITKRNIKFFLEQAVKNYYSKSASQNGANNLSSGQVLGGQPPELSFFYGRTHELTLLKQLVTTNRCLAIVGVAGIGKTMLAAKLISELTNKNQSTFDFVIWKSLAYSPLLNDLLDELLELVCPEEYSSNLPEYTQAKITLLLKQLQTSRCLIVLDELEGLFQSNNLSQRLDYRLFFRRLAEERHESCLLLTSQIIFAELNDLISSKRPIQFFKLEGLDPDSALQLLRHQGFTNEEDCLSLIETYRGNPSELESLVDKINHYFAGSVQTFLKYKTTFVSSKLEATLNHLFSQVLTDIERSIVIYIAQEIMLNSRSVTFLSILDNLKDKRKENYSTSELVKALEKLEMQSLIEGFKDPNTKQISFTLQPVIKKYITTDPLGLVQITDTLPILSTIS